A section of the Leptospira kobayashii genome encodes:
- a CDS encoding SpoIID/LytB domain-containing protein: protein MNFAKSIAILLFIIFGFNCRTMVVSTWAHPDSAREFSKVRVLLGQGTEEEIFKTDSTIEVLDANDLIIKKAYEILSINPTSLKAPIRLTANGSYIEYKGAKYRGEIQLKPVDGKVFIINVVPMEQYLFSVVPSEVPASWPKEALKAQAVCARTYVVREMLSRKKQVYDVDTTTNTQVYKGMTKENPNTTHAVEDTAGLILVFNGSPIQSFFHSNSGGVTEDPINVWGNPVQYLASVRSDYDKEGDNYSWEDKLTGTQMNQFLSPLGLGEIQDLIVASRFNSSRVNEIDIIGTKSSKRIKATELRKLLGASKLKSTRFGIRREPDGTFFVKGLGSGHGVGLSQWGSYAMAKESIDYKDILSYYYKGVDFARMSQN from the coding sequence ATGAATTTCGCCAAGTCCATTGCTATATTATTATTTATCATCTTCGGTTTCAACTGCCGGACAATGGTGGTTTCAACTTGGGCGCACCCTGATTCCGCAAGAGAATTTTCAAAAGTAAGAGTGCTTCTCGGACAAGGTACAGAAGAAGAAATTTTCAAAACGGATTCTACGATTGAAGTGCTGGATGCAAACGATCTGATCATCAAAAAAGCTTATGAAATTTTAAGCATCAATCCTACTTCCCTAAAAGCTCCCATACGACTAACGGCAAACGGTAGTTATATTGAATACAAAGGCGCCAAATATCGCGGAGAGATTCAATTGAAACCGGTGGATGGAAAAGTTTTTATCATCAATGTGGTTCCTATGGAACAGTATCTGTTTTCCGTAGTTCCTTCGGAAGTTCCCGCTTCCTGGCCGAAAGAAGCTTTGAAAGCGCAAGCGGTCTGTGCAAGAACCTACGTTGTGCGAGAGATGTTATCCCGCAAAAAACAAGTGTATGATGTGGATACCACAACCAACACCCAAGTTTACAAAGGAATGACAAAAGAAAATCCGAATACCACTCATGCAGTGGAAGATACGGCAGGATTGATTTTGGTTTTCAACGGAAGTCCCATCCAAAGTTTTTTTCATTCCAATAGCGGAGGAGTCACCGAAGATCCGATCAATGTTTGGGGAAATCCGGTTCAATATTTAGCAAGCGTTAGATCTGATTACGATAAAGAAGGCGATAATTATTCCTGGGAAGACAAACTTACCGGAACTCAAATGAATCAATTTTTATCTCCTTTGGGACTAGGAGAAATCCAAGATCTGATCGTGGCTTCCCGATTCAATTCCTCAAGAGTCAACGAAATCGACATCATAGGAACCAAATCCTCCAAAAGAATCAAAGCAACCGAACTTAGAAAATTGCTAGGTGCTTCCAAACTCAAATCCACCCGCTTCGGGATTCGAAGAGAGCCTGACGGAACCTTTTTTGTGAAAGGATTGGGCTCAGGCCACGGTGTGGGATTGTCCCAATGGGGAAGTTACGCAATGGCAAAGGAAAGTATCGATTACAAAGATATCCTATCCTATTATTACAAAGGTGTGGATTTCGCCAGAATGTCACAAAACTAA
- a CDS encoding HDOD domain-containing protein has product MSSVAEYLTQIKDLTIVPPVLISILSLEDDNELSFGELEKKVQSDQILVARLLKLANSPFFSRGNSVANMKQVITRLGFKTVRSMVAMAMTDSLFRQGNYKKFRDEVWDHSIAKGILAQFLCEEKKMRKEAELSLTCGLMQDLGKIVLNTIDRAKYVEVLGEFQTTDKSMYDLEKEAFGVDSVEMGAAAARLWKLPDQIIEVIEDKSKKPEEQSVLGQIIGFGGIVARITSHGKKEPDTLSIYESYQTIFGLNKDQTPPLTDVYGEKLKTNELYQFCSTL; this is encoded by the coding sequence ATGTCTTCTGTAGCAGAATACCTTACACAAATAAAAGACCTGACAATCGTTCCACCAGTTCTTATTTCCATACTATCTTTGGAAGACGACAACGAGCTCTCCTTCGGAGAATTGGAAAAAAAAGTCCAATCGGATCAAATACTTGTAGCGAGACTCTTAAAACTTGCCAACTCACCTTTCTTTTCCAGGGGAAACTCCGTAGCAAATATGAAACAAGTGATCACAAGACTTGGTTTCAAGACAGTTCGCTCGATGGTAGCAATGGCGATGACTGACTCGCTCTTTCGCCAAGGAAATTATAAAAAGTTCAGAGATGAAGTTTGGGATCATTCCATTGCAAAAGGGATCTTAGCTCAGTTTTTATGCGAAGAAAAGAAAATGCGCAAAGAAGCGGAACTTTCTCTTACTTGCGGACTCATGCAAGACTTGGGCAAAATCGTTTTGAATACGATTGATCGGGCAAAATACGTAGAGGTTTTGGGAGAATTCCAAACCACCGACAAAAGCATGTACGATCTGGAAAAAGAAGCCTTCGGAGTCGATTCGGTGGAAATGGGTGCGGCGGCGGCCAGACTTTGGAAGCTACCCGACCAAATCATCGAAGTAATTGAAGACAAATCCAAAAAACCGGAAGAACAATCGGTGCTCGGACAGATCATCGGATTCGGAGGAATCGTAGCCAGGATTACGAGCCACGGTAAAAAAGAACCGGATACTCTTTCCATTTACGAATCCTATCAAACCATATTCGGTTTGAACAAAGACCAAACTCCTCCGTTAACAGACGTTTATGGAGAAAAACTGAAAACAAACGAACTCTATCAGTTCTGCTCCACTTTGTAA